Part of the Primulina huaijiensis isolate GDHJ02 chromosome 15, ASM1229523v2, whole genome shotgun sequence genome is shown below.
GAATTTGTGACTAGGATGTTAATGATGGCTGTAGACAAGCAGCTACCGCTGGATAAGATTGCTCATTTTAGACGGGATTTAGGTCTGCCGTGTGATTTTAGGAAACATTGGGTGCATAAATATCCTGAAAACTTTAAGGTTGTTCACCCATTTAAGCCTCGCGATGAAACGGAGTATTTGGAGCTTGTTTCTTGGAAGTCTAGTTGGGCAATCACAGAATTGGAAAAGACGGCTTTAGGATTAGAGAAAGTCTTGGACCGTGAAGATCATATCCCAGGGTTGCTTTCCCTAGCATTCCCATTGAAATTCCCGGTAAGTTATAAAAAGGTGTACAGATACGGTGGGAAAATTGAGCACTTTCAAAAGAGGGAGTATCTGTCTCCTTACGCAGATGCCAGGGATTTAAAAGCTGGTTCCTTGGAGTTTGATAAGAGGGCAGTTGCGGTGATGCATGAGTTGCTCAGTTTCACGATAGAGAAAAGGTTGGTGACTgattatttaacacattttAGACGGGAGTTTGTGATGCCGCAGAAGCTAATGAGGCTTTTACTGAAGCACTTTGGAATTTTCTATGTTTCTGAGAGGGGGAAGAGGTTTAGTGTGTTCCTGAAGGAGGCCTATGAAGGTTCTGAGCTAATTGATAAGCACCCATTGGTCGTTTGGAAGGAGGAAGTCCTGAGTCAT
Proteins encoded:
- the LOC140960053 gene encoding protein WHAT'S THIS FACTOR 1 homolog, chloroplastic, translated to MPKPPLNSRHSGDLVKKLIHGYFILPLHIQWRSMTSSKRVQDRSKNKRVDVLEIATEKHKIISKVLNLFEILKAEPEQIIPLRNLDHHRQQINLPKPHKISDFLQKSPKLFELYKDQRGTVWCGMTEKAEELMKEEEKIIEKHSEKAAEFVTRMLMMAVDKQLPLDKIAHFRRDLGLPCDFRKHWVHKYPENFKVVHPFKPRDETEYLELVSWKSSWAITELEKTALGLEKVLDREDHIPGLLSLAFPLKFPVSYKKVYRYGGKIEHFQKREYLSPYADARDLKAGSLEFDKRAVAVMHELLSFTIEKRLVTDYLTHFRREFVMPQKLMRLLLKHFGIFYVSERGKRFSVFLKEAYEGSELIDKHPLVVWKEEVLSHVGHRGKKKKVESFEDISEMEDKVLVGSDYEVGGVGMELEDWETIQCLEMSSGADGSEMEIGEI